TGAAGGACAAATTAAGATAAGACCATCAGAGCCAATCCCTGTATATACATTTGAGACCTGTCTGGCAATGTCTGATAATTGGCCTTCTTCAAGTTTTTCCTCAAAAGTATTAACATATATATAGTTGTTTCCTAATCCGTGCATTTTCGTAAATTGAAATGAGTTCATTGTTATCCTCCAAATATCTTCATTTTTATTAGTATAAAATGTTGGAAATCTGAAAACAATATAATTATCCCCCGTTTTATAGAAATAAAAGCTTCCTGTTAGTCAGGGAGCTTTTATTTTTAACTGCTTCTTAAAATCTAAGCTTACTTTCAAAAAAATATTAGAGGGTATCCCTAAAAAATCCCATAATTTTAATAATAAATAGTCCTTTTTACATAGTTTTCTGATATAATTTAGTTAAATTAGTACTACATGTCCACTCTTGACGAGATAAAGGAGTGATTCTTTGTGAATAATGAACTACATCATTTGTATGATCGTAAAGTTAATTGCTTAATGTGTAAAACCAATTATACGACGAAAAAAGTACTTTCCAGATTTATTCGTTCACACCGGCACGATACAGACTTTTGTTCATATTACACTTCAACAGAAATCAATCCGCTTTTATATTATGTTTCTGTTTGTCCAAACTGCGGCTTTTCTTCCTCTGAGGAATGCTCGACTTATTTTCCTCCAAATGCAAAAGAAATGATTCAACAAAAAATTTGTGACAATTGGAGTGGAAGAAATTATTGTTTTGAGCGTACCGTTGATACAGCGATAGAATCTTACAAGTTAGCCATTTACTGCTCTAGTATAAAAAAAGAAAATCATGTTGCACTAGCTGGTCTTTATTTAAGATTATCGTGGTTATTTCGTACTGAGAAAATTAACCACGAGGAAGAACAACGCTTTTTAAGGCTAGCTCTTGAAGAATATGTTAACTCTTATATGGTTGATGACTATTCAGGAACCCAGCTTTCAGAAATTAAGCTTCTTTATCTGATCGGAGACTTAAGCAGAAGATTAGATCTAGTTAGCCAAGCAACACAGTATTTTTCAAAGGTAATAGAAAAACAAACGGACACTCTTGAAAAAGGTATTGTGCAAATGGCTAAAGATCGTTGGGCAGAAATGCGTGAAGTAAAATCAAGTTAATAAAAAGACTTTAAAAAGCTGACCATTTTTCGGTCAGCTTTTTCAGGTAATCATTCGCTATGTCAAACTCCTTCATGGCCTTTTAATCGCACTTTTCGACAAGTTTTAAAACATAGGATTTTCCTCTAAAAACGTATATATATTTTCAACTAACTCATCTGGGTCATCTCCAGTTACTACTTCTCCATTTACTAAAGCATATAACGAATGTCCACATTTGCCACAATAGCTTAAACATCCGTATTCAATAATATCTAAATTAGGGTCTTTTTCCAGCTTTTCTAACGCTGCCTGAGCCCCTTGTGCTAAATTACTTATACAAAATTCAATAATTGGCTTCATCTTAACACCTCTCTACTGCTTAATCCTAATAGGATTACAAATAAACGTCAAATTTTATTATACTCTATGGTATCTAGCAATAAATACTATATATAACATTTATGTGATGCTTTTTTGTCATTTTTTTAGTTAAAAAAACGAAATAGGATTGTAAACACTAAACAAATAATTCATAATTGTGTTGTACCATAAAGGAAAAAATTTTTAAAATAAAAAGAAAACGTTTTTTTGGAGTAATATTGTTGTAAAATGATTCAGTCGTTATACTTTTAATATTTCATTTATAAAGATAGGACTAGCCTTAACTAAACGTTTCCTTTTTAAAATTTATTTCCTAATTATTCATTTTTATTTGGTCAAAAGAATAGAACATATTGTGTGT
This genomic stretch from Metabacillus sp. B2-18 harbors:
- a CDS encoding DUF2225 domain-containing protein, whose product is MNNELHHLYDRKVNCLMCKTNYTTKKVLSRFIRSHRHDTDFCSYYTSTEINPLLYYVSVCPNCGFSSSEECSTYFPPNAKEMIQQKICDNWSGRNYCFERTVDTAIESYKLAIYCSSIKKENHVALAGLYLRLSWLFRTEKINHEEEQRFLRLALEEYVNSYMVDDYSGTQLSEIKLLYLIGDLSRRLDLVSQATQYFSKVIEKQTDTLEKGIVQMAKDRWAEMREVKSS
- a CDS encoding YuzB family protein, which codes for MKPIIEFCISNLAQGAQAALEKLEKDPNLDIIEYGCLSYCGKCGHSLYALVNGEVVTGDDPDELVENIYTFLEENPMF